In Priestia megaterium NBRC 15308 = ATCC 14581, the following proteins share a genomic window:
- the rsmD gene encoding 16S rRNA (guanine(966)-N(2))-methyltransferase RsmD, translating into MRVVAGLYKGHALKAVPGYSTRPTTDKVKEAIFNMIGPFFEGGTALDLFGGSGGLGIEALSRGIDKVIFVDRDGKAIQTIKANLASCRLEDRAEVYRNDAERALKAIKKRELTVDLLLLDPPYKAQKLKALIETVSEENLLAKTGIIVAEHSHDVQLDDEIGLFEKIKSETYGIIGVSIYTYKKEESVD; encoded by the coding sequence ATGAGAGTAGTAGCAGGTTTATATAAAGGCCATGCGTTAAAGGCGGTTCCAGGATACTCAACCCGCCCTACAACAGATAAGGTGAAAGAAGCTATTTTTAATATGATTGGACCGTTTTTTGAAGGTGGAACAGCTCTTGATTTGTTCGGTGGAAGCGGTGGCTTGGGAATTGAAGCTCTAAGCCGAGGAATAGATAAAGTCATTTTTGTGGATCGGGATGGCAAAGCGATTCAGACGATTAAAGCAAACTTAGCATCTTGCCGGTTAGAAGACCGCGCTGAAGTGTATCGAAATGATGCAGAACGTGCACTGAAAGCGATAAAGAAAAGGGAGCTGACTGTCGATTTACTTTTGCTTGATCCACCGTATAAAGCACAAAAGTTGAAAGCGCTTATCGAAACGGTAAGTGAAGAAAATCTTCTAGCAAAAACAGGAATTATTGTAGCGGAGCATTCTCATGATGTACAGTTAGATGATGAGATTGGTTTATTTGAAAAAATAAAAAGCGAAACGTACGGTATCATTGGTGTTTCTATTTATACATACAAAAAAGAAGAATCAGTTGACTAA
- the coaD gene encoding pantetheine-phosphate adenylyltransferase, giving the protein MGSIAVCPGSFDPVTNGHFDIIKRGANVFDTIYVVVLNNSSKSPLFTGEERVALLKEVTKSLPNVVVESYSGLLMEYAKEKQAKTILRGLRAVSDFEYEMQITSVNRVLDKEIETLFMMTNNQYSFLSSSIVKEVAKYGGNISELVPPPVREALAEKFEQLSQK; this is encoded by the coding sequence ATGGGCAGTATAGCTGTTTGTCCAGGAAGCTTTGATCCAGTTACAAATGGACATTTTGATATTATTAAACGAGGCGCAAATGTATTTGATACGATTTATGTGGTTGTTTTAAATAATTCTTCAAAAAGTCCTCTATTTACAGGGGAAGAGCGAGTAGCTTTGCTGAAAGAAGTAACAAAATCACTTCCTAATGTGGTAGTAGAGTCGTACAGCGGATTATTAATGGAATATGCAAAAGAAAAGCAGGCAAAGACCATTTTAAGAGGTTTACGTGCAGTATCGGATTTTGAGTACGAAATGCAAATTACATCTGTAAATCGCGTATTAGATAAAGAAATCGAAACGTTATTTATGATGACAAATAATCAATACTCGTTTTTAAGTTCTAGTATTGTAAAAGAAGTAGCTAAATATGGGGGGAATATTTCTGAATTAGTTCCTCCCCCTGTTAGAGAAGCGCTTGCGGAAAAATTTGAACAGCTGTCTCAAAAATAA
- the qcrB gene encoding menaquinol-cytochrome c reductase cytochrome b subunit — translation MLNKIYDWVDERLDITPLWRDVADHEVPEHVNPAHHFSAFVYCFGGLTFFVTVIQILSGMFLTMYYVPDIKNAWESVYYLQNEVAFGQIVRGMHHWGASLVIVMMFLHTLRVFFQGAYKKPRELNWIVGVLIFFVMLGLGFTGYLLPWDMKALFATKVGLQIAESTPIIGQQVKTLLSGHPDIVGAQTLTRFFAIHVFFLPGALLGLMGAHFLMIRKQGISGPL, via the coding sequence ATGTTGAATAAAATCTATGACTGGGTGGATGAACGGCTAGATATTACTCCTTTATGGCGAGATGTGGCCGATCATGAAGTGCCAGAGCACGTAAATCCTGCACATCACTTTTCAGCATTTGTGTATTGTTTTGGTGGATTAACGTTTTTTGTTACCGTTATTCAAATTTTATCAGGCATGTTTTTAACCATGTATTATGTACCAGATATAAAAAATGCATGGGAATCCGTTTATTATCTGCAAAATGAAGTCGCTTTCGGACAAATTGTTCGAGGTATGCATCACTGGGGAGCAAGTTTGGTTATCGTCATGATGTTTTTACATACACTGCGTGTTTTCTTCCAAGGAGCATACAAAAAACCCCGCGAGTTAAACTGGATTGTGGGTGTGTTAATTTTCTTTGTTATGTTAGGTTTAGGTTTTACAGGTTATTTGTTGCCGTGGGATATGAAAGCGCTATTTGCAACGAAAGTAGGTTTGCAAATTGCTGAATCCACACCAATTATAGGCCAGCAAGTGAAGACATTACTCTCAGGACATCCAGACATCGTTGGTGCTCAAACACTAACTCGCTTTTTCGCCATTCACGTATTCTTTTTACCCGGAGCTCTACTTGGCTTAATGGGTGCCCACTTCTTAATGATTCGTAAACAAGGAATTTCAGGACCACTATAA
- a CDS encoding ubiquinol-cytochrome c reductase iron-sulfur subunit, protein MGDRVSRRQFLNYTLTGVGGFMAAGMLMPMVRFAVDPILEKEAGQDLVAVAQVKDITKEPKRVDFKIKQVDAWHKSEEPRSAWVYKTDKGEIVALSPICKHLGCTVNWAGDKNYPHRFYCPCHGGMYEKSGKNVPGTPPMGPLDVYVQKVKGGTLYLGKAKPQGGA, encoded by the coding sequence ATGGGTGATCGGGTATCAAGACGACAGTTTTTAAACTATACGCTCACTGGTGTAGGGGGATTTATGGCTGCTGGAATGTTAATGCCAATGGTGCGCTTCGCAGTAGATCCAATTTTAGAAAAAGAAGCGGGTCAGGATTTAGTAGCTGTGGCGCAGGTTAAAGACATTACAAAAGAGCCGAAACGTGTCGATTTTAAAATCAAGCAAGTGGATGCGTGGCATAAATCAGAAGAGCCAAGATCGGCTTGGGTGTACAAAACTGATAAAGGTGAAATCGTCGCGCTGTCACCAATTTGTAAGCATTTAGGCTGTACGGTTAACTGGGCTGGTGACAAAAACTATCCACACCGTTTCTACTGCCCTTGTCATGGGGGAATGTATGAAAAAAGCGGTAAAAATGTACCGGGGACACCACCGATGGGACCGTTAGATGTATACGTTCAAAAAGTAAAAGGCGGTACGTTATATCTAGGAAAAGCCAAACCACAAGGAGGGGCATAG
- a CDS encoding tetratricopeptide repeat protein, protein MKELDRAIGYVESNEIEKGLALIHELKDKATDEEKFLMAEQLQEWGLVNDALPLIDELIAKYPEEGELYLLKAEMLIDLEEEEEAIHILNQISSEDDNYVPALLLVADLYQMQGLSEVSEQKLMEAKKMLPNEPVIDFGLGEFYSSQGIYQKAIPFYQTLLKTEKEFNGTDLRQRLAESLAGIGQFEEALPYFDQALKDKLEINTLFEYAISAYQAGHYQTAIEKFTELKELDREYHSLYLYLAKSYEHEEMLEEAAVAVNEGIAQDEFQKELYFFKGKIALKRGLEEEAESAFQQAIALDPGYIEAILTLSKLYMSQERYEDVVENIEHAKEYNEHDPHFEWDLAKAHQELENYEAALKYYESAYTVFKEEYAFLEEYGYFLLEEGQRSKAKGIFQALLAMDPTVDEIQDILFQLEE, encoded by the coding sequence GTGAAAGAACTAGACCGCGCGATAGGTTACGTAGAATCCAATGAAATTGAAAAAGGTCTTGCCCTTATTCATGAATTGAAAGATAAAGCTACAGACGAAGAAAAATTTTTAATGGCTGAACAGCTTCAAGAGTGGGGACTAGTAAATGATGCGCTGCCTTTAATAGACGAGCTCATCGCTAAATACCCAGAAGAAGGCGAGCTGTATTTATTAAAAGCTGAAATGCTTATCGATTTAGAAGAAGAAGAAGAAGCGATTCATATTTTAAATCAAATTAGCAGCGAAGATGATAACTACGTGCCAGCTCTGCTTCTTGTAGCTGACTTATATCAAATGCAAGGCCTTAGTGAAGTAAGTGAGCAAAAGTTAATGGAAGCGAAAAAAATGCTTCCAAATGAGCCGGTTATAGATTTTGGGCTCGGTGAATTTTACAGCAGTCAAGGAATTTATCAAAAGGCGATTCCTTTTTATCAAACGCTGCTAAAAACAGAAAAAGAATTTAACGGCACAGATCTTCGTCAGCGATTAGCTGAAAGTTTAGCAGGTATCGGTCAGTTCGAAGAAGCGCTTCCTTACTTTGATCAAGCGCTAAAAGATAAGCTTGAGATTAACACACTATTTGAATATGCGATTTCAGCGTATCAAGCAGGTCATTATCAGACCGCTATTGAAAAGTTCACAGAACTAAAAGAGCTAGACCGTGAGTACCATTCTCTTTATTTATATTTAGCAAAATCATATGAACATGAAGAGATGCTAGAAGAGGCTGCGGTGGCTGTTAACGAAGGTATTGCGCAGGATGAATTTCAAAAAGAACTTTACTTTTTTAAAGGGAAGATAGCATTAAAGCGCGGTCTAGAAGAAGAGGCTGAATCGGCATTTCAACAAGCGATTGCACTAGATCCAGGGTATATTGAAGCCATTTTAACTCTCTCTAAACTTTATATGAGTCAAGAGAGATATGAAGATGTAGTAGAGAATATCGAGCACGCTAAAGAATATAATGAGCATGATCCTCATTTTGAATGGGATTTAGCAAAAGCTCACCAAGAATTAGAAAATTATGAAGCAGCGCTAAAATACTACGAATCTGCATACACTGTTTTTAAAGAAGAGTATGCGTTTTTAGAAGAGTATGGCTACTTCTTATTAGAAGAAGGACAGCGCTCGAAAGCGAAGGGGATTTTCCAAGCCTTATTAGCAATGGATCCAACAGTAGATGAAATTCAAGACATATTATTTCAATTAGAAGAATAA
- a CDS encoding menaquinol-cytochrome c reductase cytochrome b/c subunit, with the protein MHRGKGMKFVGDSRVPAERKPNIPKDYSEFPGKTEAFWPNFLLKEWMVGAVFLIGYLCLTIAHPSPLERIADPTDTGYLPLPDWYFLFLYQLLKYSFASGPYNIIGAFIIPGIAFGALMLAPFIDRGPERRPAKRPFATGFMLLAIAAVYFLTWQSATQVDWKAREEQGKIREEVAIDKNSEGYKIMQKQTCLTCHGDNLQGGPAAPALTGIDLSPEEIAKIAKNGRGNMPKGVFKGSDKELKTLSEFVGNLGKE; encoded by the coding sequence ATGCATCGTGGTAAAGGGATGAAGTTTGTTGGAGATTCACGTGTTCCTGCAGAACGAAAACCCAATATTCCAAAAGATTACTCTGAATTTCCAGGGAAAACAGAAGCATTCTGGCCAAACTTTTTACTAAAAGAATGGATGGTAGGGGCAGTTTTTTTAATCGGTTATCTATGTTTAACCATCGCTCATCCATCTCCTCTTGAACGTATTGCCGATCCGACTGATACGGGGTACTTGCCTCTTCCTGACTGGTATTTTTTGTTCCTATATCAATTGCTTAAATATTCATTTGCTTCTGGTCCATATAATATTATAGGTGCATTTATTATTCCAGGGATTGCATTTGGCGCATTAATGCTTGCTCCGTTCATTGATCGAGGACCAGAAAGAAGACCAGCTAAGAGGCCGTTTGCAACAGGATTCATGCTTTTGGCTATAGCAGCAGTCTATTTCCTAACGTGGCAGTCAGCGACACAGGTGGACTGGAAAGCGCGTGAAGAGCAAGGGAAAATTAGAGAAGAAGTAGCGATTGACAAAAATTCAGAAGGCTACAAAATCATGCAAAAGCAAACGTGCTTAACCTGTCATGGTGATAACTTACAGGGAGGTCCTGCGGCTCCGGCTTTAACAGGAATTGATTTATCTCCTGAAGAAATCGCCAAGATCGCAAAAAATGGTAGAGGCAATATGCCAAAAGGTGTTTTCAAAGGTTCAGATAAAGAATTGAAAACGCTCTCGGAGTTTGTCGGCAACTTAGGAAAAGAATAA
- a CDS encoding DUF1405 domain-containing protein, with amino-acid sequence MAWLWYTLKDKRFLTLLLIVNILGTIYGYIWYGSQLAETPKKFLIFVPDSPTASLFFVIVLIGLLLGKHFSLFEALAMITLFKYGIWAVVMNVLVYVLTGYIDWMMLMLMASHAAMAFQGLLYVPFYRIKLWHVAVAAVWAVHNDIIDYVFSMMPRYSMLNAYMSEIGYFTFWLSILSIFITYWFTVRASSKKQL; translated from the coding sequence ATGGCTTGGTTATGGTATACCTTAAAAGATAAGCGTTTTTTAACGCTTTTGCTGATTGTGAATATACTAGGAACAATCTACGGATATATTTGGTATGGAAGTCAATTAGCGGAAACACCTAAGAAGTTTTTAATATTTGTGCCTGATAGTCCAACGGCAAGCTTGTTTTTTGTTATTGTACTTATCGGTCTTTTACTTGGAAAGCATTTTTCACTGTTTGAAGCTTTAGCCATGATCACGCTGTTTAAATACGGGATTTGGGCCGTCGTAATGAATGTATTGGTCTATGTGTTAACAGGATACATTGATTGGATGATGCTTATGTTAATGGCTTCTCATGCAGCAATGGCTTTTCAAGGGCTTTTGTACGTACCGTTTTACCGCATTAAATTATGGCATGTAGCTGTTGCCGCTGTATGGGCTGTACATAATGATATCATTGATTACGTTTTTTCTATGATGCCAAGATACAGCATGCTCAATGCGTATATGTCTGAAATTGGTTATTTTACATTTTGGCTAAGCATTTTATCTATTTTCATTACATACTGGTTCACAGTTCGTGCTTCTTCGAAAAAACAGCTATAA
- a CDS encoding YlbF family regulator encodes MLTTMRTVELLDESDHVANMVLQSDVAENYRQCLYRLNKDSHAQALIAEFVKIKEQYEDVQRFGKYHPDYKTITRQVRDVKRQVDLHATIAAFKKAESELQKLLDEISVILGQAVSEHVKVPTGNPFFDTGSSCGGGCGSGGSCGCSA; translated from the coding sequence ATGCTGACAACAATGAGAACTGTTGAATTACTCGATGAGTCTGATCACGTAGCGAACATGGTGTTACAATCAGACGTAGCCGAGAACTATCGTCAATGTTTATATAGATTAAATAAAGATTCACATGCACAGGCATTAATTGCTGAATTTGTGAAAATAAAGGAACAGTATGAGGATGTTCAGCGATTTGGAAAATATCATCCTGATTATAAAACCATTACGAGACAAGTGCGTGATGTAAAGCGTCAAGTTGATTTACACGCGACAATCGCTGCGTTCAAAAAAGCAGAAAGTGAATTACAAAAGCTGCTTGATGAAATTAGCGTTATCCTTGGTCAAGCTGTTTCAGAGCATGTGAAAGTACCAACGGGAAATCCGTTTTTTGATACGGGAAGCAGCTGCGGCGGTGGCTGCGGATCTGGGGGAAGCTGTGGGTGCAGCGCATAA
- a CDS encoding YlbE-like family protein, with protein MRKDIYEYMQSRPKLNDFVREQPMWYRRLSRNPEELEKFELESKHYYKQTIPHKVEKFSNSIQMANMMFHMFQSMKNQ; from the coding sequence ATGAGAAAAGATATATACGAGTATATGCAGTCTCGTCCTAAACTCAACGACTTCGTTCGTGAACAGCCAATGTGGTACCGGCGTTTATCTAGAAATCCTGAAGAACTGGAGAAATTTGAATTAGAATCTAAGCACTACTACAAACAAACGATTCCTCATAAAGTCGAAAAGTTTTCGAATTCGATTCAAATGGCAAACATGATGTTTCATATGTTTCAGTCCATGAAAAATCAATGA
- a CDS encoding YpiF family protein, whose amino-acid sequence MKLQAKEMDVYLQSKSYVDTVLVPLIPIDFGEDLKLTASMSEYTTALTEELERQFKGRVILTPSFTYLKKDGVAAVYETLLRWNEHINDNEVKHLFVLTSDRDWLQYEKEIGAHCIWIPALPLEHIDESHKYTLIHEQVQQLLPIFLEKWSV is encoded by the coding sequence TTGAAGCTTCAGGCCAAGGAAATGGATGTATACTTACAATCCAAAAGTTATGTTGATACTGTATTGGTTCCACTCATTCCGATTGATTTCGGAGAAGATTTAAAGCTTACTGCATCTATGAGTGAATATACGACTGCTCTTACTGAAGAGTTAGAGAGGCAATTTAAAGGAAGAGTGATTTTAACACCTAGTTTTACATATTTAAAAAAAGATGGAGTAGCTGCTGTTTATGAAACATTACTTCGTTGGAATGAGCATATAAATGACAATGAAGTCAAACATCTTTTTGTGCTTACTAGCGACCGAGACTGGCTGCAATATGAAAAAGAAATAGGGGCTCACTGCATTTGGATACCTGCTTTACCGCTTGAGCATATAGACGAGTCGCATAAGTATACGCTCATACATGAACAAGTTCAACAGCTCCTGCCGATTTTTTTAGAGAAATGGAGTGTTTAA
- the aroA gene encoding 3-phosphoshikimate 1-carboxyvinyltransferase — protein MSGKQLKTNLSSLQGEISIPGDKSISHRAVMFGAMAEGKTTINHFLAGEDCLSTISCFEKMGVSIKREDEYVEVEGKGIEGLSEPASILDVGNSGTTTRLMLGILAGVPFHTSLIGDESIAKRPMSRVTVPLRSMGAKIDGREHGQYTPLSTRGGALKAIHYHSPVASAQVKSAILLAGLHAEGTTKVTEPFTSRDHTERMLRAFGVDVEVDGTTVSIEGGQSLRGTDVYVPGDISSAAFFLVAGAIVPNSRIVLKNVGLNPTRTGIIDVLQQMGARLTISNERIQNGEPIGDLTIETSQLKGIEIGGDVIPRLIDEIPVIALLATQANGKTVIKDAEELKVKETNRIDTVATELSKLGASVTPTADGLIIEGKTALKSGEVDSYGDHRIGMMLAVAAAIATGEVTLMRSEAIHVSYPTFFEDLDKLSE, from the coding sequence ATGAGTGGAAAACAATTAAAAACTAATCTTTCATCTCTCCAAGGAGAAATTTCTATTCCTGGAGATAAATCGATTTCTCACAGAGCTGTGATGTTCGGAGCGATGGCAGAAGGGAAAACAACGATTAATCATTTTTTAGCAGGGGAAGATTGCTTAAGTACGATTTCGTGTTTTGAAAAGATGGGCGTATCGATTAAAAGAGAAGACGAGTATGTCGAAGTAGAAGGTAAAGGTATCGAAGGGTTAAGTGAACCTGCTTCTATCTTAGATGTAGGAAATTCAGGAACGACTACTCGTTTAATGCTTGGGATTCTTGCAGGTGTGCCATTTCATACGTCTCTAATTGGAGATGAGTCGATTGCCAAGCGTCCTATGAGCCGCGTTACGGTGCCCCTGCGCTCTATGGGTGCAAAGATTGATGGGCGTGAGCACGGCCAATATACGCCTTTATCCACTCGAGGAGGAGCTTTAAAAGCAATTCATTACCATTCTCCTGTAGCAAGTGCACAAGTAAAATCAGCGATTTTACTAGCGGGACTTCATGCGGAAGGCACAACAAAAGTAACCGAGCCTTTTACATCACGGGACCATACAGAGCGTATGCTTCGCGCCTTTGGAGTAGACGTAGAGGTAGATGGAACGACTGTAAGCATTGAAGGAGGACAATCTCTGCGCGGAACGGATGTATACGTACCTGGTGACATTTCTTCAGCCGCGTTCTTTCTTGTTGCAGGAGCCATTGTTCCAAACAGCCGAATCGTTTTGAAAAACGTCGGACTCAACCCTACAAGAACAGGTATTATTGATGTGCTTCAGCAAATGGGTGCACGCCTTACAATTTCTAATGAACGTATTCAAAATGGAGAGCCTATTGGCGATTTGACGATTGAAACGTCTCAGTTGAAAGGGATTGAAATTGGGGGGGATGTAATTCCTCGTTTAATTGATGAAATTCCAGTAATCGCTCTTTTGGCGACTCAGGCCAATGGGAAAACAGTTATTAAAGATGCCGAAGAATTAAAAGTAAAAGAAACGAACCGTATCGATACGGTTGCAACGGAGTTAAGCAAGCTCGGTGCCTCTGTTACTCCAACAGCTGATGGCCTCATCATTGAAGGCAAGACGGCTCTAAAAAGTGGTGAAGTAGACAGCTATGGAGATCATCGAATTGGAATGATGCTTGCGGTCGCAGCAGCCATTGCAACGGGAGAGGTCACACTAATGAGAAGTGAAGCTATTCACGTCTCCTATCCTACTTTCTTTGAAGATCTTGATAAACTAAGCGAATAA
- the ylbJ gene encoding sporulation integral membrane protein YlbJ, with translation MNKSMVKTLLLGTSVTLLAIALIVYPKEALEGSVRGLNTWWKVVFPSLLPFFIVSEMLIGFGVVKFIGILLEPFMRPLFRVPGVGGFALAMGMASGFPSGAKITSRLRQEKQLTAIEAERLVSFTNSSNPIFIFGAVAVGFFHNPAVGIILALSHYIGNICVGLVMRFYGSAKPKGQVTQKPSLSLAFHEMHKTRLKDKRPIGKLLGDAVTSAVQSLLMIGGFIILFSVLNKLLYVTHITAVLSSGLAYLFSLCHIGPELSLPFISGLFEITLGSRLASEAPDTLLFHQIIIVSFVLGFSGFSVQAQVASILAETDIRFFPFFIARIFHGCFAVVFTIFLWGPLRESITTFQASEGALPVFSHLESVTILSQWLNVYGPLLTIFTLCCYIYIYSKRTFLHRSQ, from the coding sequence TTGAATAAATCAATGGTGAAAACACTTCTGCTCGGGACGAGCGTAACGCTTCTCGCTATTGCGCTTATTGTATATCCAAAAGAAGCGCTAGAAGGTTCAGTAAGAGGTCTCAACACATGGTGGAAGGTCGTCTTTCCTTCTCTGCTGCCCTTTTTTATTGTTTCAGAAATGCTTATTGGGTTTGGCGTAGTGAAGTTCATTGGGATCTTATTAGAGCCGTTTATGAGGCCTTTATTCCGAGTACCTGGAGTAGGGGGTTTTGCTTTAGCAATGGGCATGGCTTCTGGGTTTCCTTCAGGTGCAAAAATCACTTCCCGGCTGCGTCAAGAAAAGCAGCTAACAGCTATCGAAGCTGAAAGACTCGTATCATTTACTAACTCATCTAACCCTATTTTTATTTTTGGAGCTGTGGCAGTTGGCTTTTTCCACAATCCAGCTGTCGGTATCATATTAGCTCTCTCACATTACATAGGGAATATTTGTGTAGGATTGGTGATGCGGTTTTATGGATCAGCAAAACCGAAAGGACAAGTAACTCAAAAACCTTCTTTATCGTTAGCTTTTCATGAAATGCATAAAACGCGTTTAAAAGATAAGCGTCCTATCGGGAAGCTTCTAGGAGATGCGGTTACTTCTGCTGTTCAATCTCTCTTAATGATTGGCGGTTTTATCATTTTATTTTCTGTATTAAACAAACTTTTATATGTTACTCATATCACGGCCGTTTTAAGCAGCGGTCTAGCTTATTTATTTTCCCTGTGTCATATAGGGCCTGAACTGAGCCTTCCCTTTATTTCAGGGCTTTTTGAAATCACACTAGGAAGCCGTCTAGCAAGTGAAGCACCAGACACGCTGCTGTTTCATCAAATTATCATCGTTAGTTTTGTATTAGGCTTCAGCGGTTTCTCCGTTCAAGCACAAGTGGCTAGCATACTCGCCGAAACAGATATTCGATTTTTCCCGTTTTTTATTGCACGCATTTTTCACGGCTGTTTTGCGGTAGTATTCACTATCTTTCTATGGGGTCCTCTTCGAGAATCCATTACTACTTTTCAAGCATCTGAAGGAGCACTGCCGGTTTTTTCTCACTTGGAGTCCGTTACGATTCTATCGCAGTGGCTAAACGTGTACGGTCCGCTCTTAACGATTTTTACGCTGTGCTGCTATATTTATATATATTCAAAACGAACGTTTCTTCATCGTTCCCAGTAA
- a CDS encoding YlbG family protein, with product MFVERQGIVAYVHSVKQAKALRKYGNVHYVSKELKYVVLYCNQDGIEKTIHKLQSLPFVKKVDPSYRPFLKTEFENSKPDKAKEYDYKIGI from the coding sequence ATGTTTGTTGAACGTCAAGGAATTGTGGCGTATGTGCATTCTGTTAAGCAAGCAAAAGCATTGCGAAAGTACGGAAATGTACATTACGTATCTAAAGAATTAAAGTATGTTGTCTTATATTGCAACCAAGATGGCATTGAAAAAACAATCCATAAACTTCAGTCTCTACCTTTTGTGAAGAAAGTAGATCCTTCTTATCGGCCGTTTTTAAAAACAGAATTCGAAAATTCAAAGCCGGATAAGGCGAAGGAATATGACTATAAGATAGGAATTTAA
- a CDS encoding DUF7147 family protein, with translation MIQRFIELGEGYSDIYELLEIVKSNKHRLAHLIMLRTGKEDRQVASFVAVLHPTAEGNFQPLYVCREGIVLKQNDSKRVELFKRAAEEAGKEIVVLDVKPSTTFPETALYYQHLIGILRMNRFIPPMQ, from the coding sequence ATGATTCAGCGTTTTATTGAGCTCGGAGAAGGGTATTCAGATATTTATGAGCTGTTAGAGATTGTCAAAAGCAACAAACACCGTCTTGCTCATCTTATTATGCTGCGAACAGGAAAAGAAGATCGACAAGTAGCTTCTTTTGTCGCTGTCTTGCATCCAACAGCTGAAGGGAATTTCCAACCGCTTTACGTTTGCCGAGAAGGAATTGTTTTAAAACAAAACGACAGCAAGCGCGTTGAGTTATTTAAACGAGCTGCTGAGGAAGCGGGAAAAGAAATTGTGGTACTCGATGTCAAACCATCTACTACATTTCCAGAAACAGCACTCTACTATCAGCACCTTATTGGCATTTTGCGAATGAACCGCTTTATTCCGCCAATGCAATAA
- a CDS encoding YlbD family protein, which yields MKETKRELHPSVVEFKQFVKSHPKLVEQVRKQQKTWKELYEDWYLFGAEDPMWEAYRSEESAKAEPTAATEEKKDIMGTIVSSLKNMDLNQMQNHITNVNSAISNIQQVLQQFQPSKPSGGGAASGPGNPFGFRKD from the coding sequence GTGAAGGAAACCAAACGAGAGCTTCATCCGTCCGTTGTGGAATTTAAACAATTTGTAAAATCACATCCCAAATTAGTAGAACAGGTTCGAAAGCAGCAAAAAACGTGGAAAGAGCTTTATGAAGATTGGTATTTATTCGGTGCAGAAGATCCAATGTGGGAGGCATATCGTTCAGAAGAAAGTGCAAAGGCTGAACCAACTGCTGCAACAGAGGAGAAAAAAGATATCATGGGTACAATCGTATCCTCGCTGAAAAACATGGACTTGAATCAAATGCAAAATCATATCACAAATGTAAATTCAGCTATTTCCAATATTCAACAAGTACTGCAGCAATTTCAGCCATCTAAGCCATCCGGTGGAGGAGCAGCTTCCGGGCCAGGGAATCCATTTGGCTTTAGGAAAGATTAA
- a CDS encoding ReoY family proteolytic degradation factor, producing MTTPVTVNEKKEFVRWFLTNYQLKRRECVWILNYLMSHDQLMKRVHFVEQAQFCPRGMVMSTHCVEDPPFRFYKENIMTTDAEKSFHDIRLNREEDIYIQLNFRSLYSSPQYVAVLEDNPYMPKANQTNEKDRVLAEQILEESIQKFQRSKIMELIDKALDENDKEEFQRLSEYLNNHYVQ from the coding sequence ATGACGACCCCTGTTACTGTCAACGAGAAAAAAGAATTTGTTCGCTGGTTTTTAACGAATTATCAGCTGAAGCGAAGAGAATGTGTATGGATTTTAAATTATTTGATGAGCCATGATCAATTGATGAAACGAGTTCACTTCGTTGAGCAAGCACAGTTTTGTCCTCGCGGGATGGTGATGTCTACGCACTGTGTGGAAGACCCTCCATTTCGTTTTTATAAAGAAAATATCATGACAACTGATGCAGAAAAATCATTTCATGATATTCGTTTGAATCGAGAAGAAGACATTTATATTCAATTAAACTTCCGATCGTTGTATTCATCGCCTCAATATGTGGCTGTACTGGAAGACAATCCGTATATGCCAAAAGCTAATCAAACAAATGAAAAAGACAGAGTATTAGCTGAGCAAATATTGGAAGAATCTATTCAGAAGTTTCAGCGATCAAAAATCATGGAACTAATTGATAAAGCATTAGATGAAAACGATAAAGAGGAATTTCAGCGCTTAAGCGAATATTTAAATAACCATTATGTACAGTAG